From Glycine soja cultivar W05 chromosome 4, ASM419377v2, whole genome shotgun sequence, the proteins below share one genomic window:
- the LOC114408628 gene encoding inositol-pentakisphosphate 2-kinase-like, which translates to MEVILREKDAGEWVYRGEGAANLVLAYTGSSPTFIGKVMRIRKCPRNGAEGMCMRSPSALTAHERLLWKDVDELISSSDNEIACQLFSHHVMKPLLGPKYIDAGMLVGVSREFLELVEKNVIRQRPAWRVDNAQVDMHRDSVLLMSDHSLFTHGNLVSIPCISVEIKPKCGFIPLSRFISEGTAIKRRITRFQMHQALKLHQGEISLLSEYNPLDLFSGSKERIYKAIKDLFTTPQNNFRVFMNGSLIFGGLGGGAEDTNFGIAKAFEDALKSVIQADNGLCTENLLTIVAEAVQKSGVLDRLLDVQKLDNVDIEGAIHAYYDITHQQCMICRELSEEQLKRYTSLHSATLDESLRIVKDYLIAATAKDCSFMICFRPRKAGDSGSGSIYSNIYLESTKQTFDFKVYFIDLDLKRMSKMEEYYELDKKIVSCYKEMIKMDQGRNPQTCNPLKLHTEI; encoded by the exons ATGGAGGTAATTTTAAGGGAGAAGGACGCAGGTGAGTGGGTTTACCGAGGCGAAGGAGCTGCCAATCTTGTTCTCGCATACACCGGATCATCTCCTACGTTT ATTGGGAAAGTGATGCGCATTCGTAAGTGTCCAAGGAATGGCGCAGAGGGTATGTGTATGAGGAGCCCCTCTGCTTTGACTGCGCACGAGCGCCTCCTCTGGAAAGACGTTGATGAACTCATTTCATCTTCGGACAATGAAATTGCATGCCAACTATTTTCCCACCACGTTATGAAGCCATTGCTTGGTCCCAAATATATTGATGCTGGG ATGCTTGTTGGGGTGTCAAGGGAATTTCTCGAATTGGTTGAAAAGAATGTAATTCGTCAACGTCCTGCTTGGAGAGTTGATAATGCTCAGGTCGACATGCATCGTGATTCTGTGCTTCTCATGTCTGATCACTCACTCTTCACTCATG GTAATCTAGTATCTATCCCCTGCATATCTGTTGAGATAAAG CCCAAATGTGGATTTATTCCTCTTTCAAGATTCATATCTGAAGGAACTGCTATCAAAAGGAGGATAACTCGCTTTCAAATGCACCAAGCTCTGAAATTGCATCAAGGAGAG ATATCACTGCTAAGTGAATACAATCCTCTTGATCTGTTCTCTGGATCAAAGGAAAGAATTTATAAAGCTATCAAGGATCTCTTCACTACACCTCAAAACAATTTTCGTGTATTTATGAATGGCTCTCTCATATTTGGTGGTCTGGGAGGTGGTGCAGAAGATACAAACTTTGGTATTGCTAAAGCATTTGAAGATGCACTTAAGTCTGTCATTCAAGCTGATAATGGTCTGTGTACAGAGAACTTGCTTACTATTGTTGCTGAGGCTGTGCAAAAATCGGGAGTCCTTGATCGACTCCTGGATGTTCAGAAGCTTGATAATGTTGACATAGAAGGAGCCATCCATGCTTATTATGACATTACTCATCAACAGTGCATGATATGTAGAGAATTGAGTGAAGAGCAACTGAAAAGATATACCTCTTTGCATTCTGCTACATTGGATGAAAGCTTGAGAATTGTAAAGGACTACTTAATAGCAGCAACTGCAAAAGACTGCAGTTTTATGATATGTTTTAGACCAAGGAAAGCGGGGGATTCTGGATCTGGATCTATATACAGTAACATATATCTTGAGTCAACTAAGCAAACCTTTGACTTCAAG GTGTATTTCATTGACTTGGATTTGAAGCGAATGAGTAAAAtggaagaatattatgaattagATAAGAAGATAGTGAGCTGCTACAAAGAAATGATCAAAATGGACCAGGGAAGAAACCCACAAACTTGCAATCCTCTTAAACTGCATACTGAGATTTAG
- the LOC114408629 gene encoding abscisic acid 8'-hydroxylase 4 isoform X2, whose product MLSHLVKEHPYYIICCYVGLLLLFLLVCWALWCKNKSSIGIPPGNRGLPFVGETLQFMAAINSSKGVYEFVHARRLRYGKCFKAKLFGETHVFISSRESAKVIVNKENEGGKFSKSYIKSIAELLGRDSLLCAAQQHHKLIRARLFSLFSTDSLSSFVQLFDSLVLQATRTWTCGSVVVIQDETLKLACKAMCKMLISIESGQELVTMHNEVARLCEAMLALPVRLPWTRFYKGLQARKRIMNILEKNISERRSGIATHHVDFLQQLLDNKLNEDGVPGLTDREIKDNILTMIIAGQDTIANAMTWMIKFVDENRQVFNTLMKEQLKIEKNGSRNSYLTLEALNEMPYASKVVKEALRKASVVQWLPRVALEDCVIEGFKIKKGWNINIDARSIHHDPTVHKDPDVFNPSRFPAESKPYSFLAFGMGGRTCLGKNMAKAMMLVFLHRFITNYNAYIQVEGD is encoded by the exons ATGCTTTCCCACTTGGTAAAGGAGCATCCTTATTACATAATTTGTTGCTATGTTGGtctcttgttgttgttcttatTAGTATGTTGGGCACTTTGGTGCAAAAACAAGTCCTCTATCGGCATTCCTCCGGGAAATCGAGGATTGCCCTTCGTAGGAGAGACACTTCAGTTCATGGCTGCCATCAACAGCAGCAAAGGAGTCTATGAGTTTGTCCATGCTCGCCGCCTCCG GTATGGAAAATGCTTCAAGGCGAAGTTGTTTGGGGAGACGCACGTTTTTATATCGAGCAGGGAGTCAGCAAAAGTGATTGTAAACAAGGAGAACGAGGGAGGGAAATTCTCAAAGAGCTACATAAAATCAATCGCAGAGCTGCTTGGGCGCGACAGCTTGCTCTGTGCAGCACAACAGCATCACAAACTCATACGCGCCCGTCTCTTCAGTTTGTTCTCAACAGATTCTTTGTCTTCCTTCGTTCAACTCTTTGATTCACTCGTTCTTCAAGCTACACGTACCTGGACCTGTGGATCTGTTGTCGTCATACAAGATGAAACACTCAAG CTGGCCTGTAAGGCGATGTGCAAGATGCTAATAAGCATCGAGAGTGGCCAAGAATTAGTGACGATGCATAATGAGGTTGCTCGTTTGTGTGAAGCAATGCTAGCATTACCCGTGAGGTTACCCTGGACCAGATTCTACAAAGGCCTTCAG GCTCGAAAAAGAATAATGAACATATTGGAGAAGAATATAAGTGAAAGAAGAAGTGGAATTGCAACTCACCATGTAGATTTTCTTCAACaacttttagataataaattaaacGAGGATGGAGTCCCAGGCCTAACAGACAGAGAGATCAAAGATAATATCTTAACTATGATAATTGCAG GACAGGACACGATTGCAAATGCAATGACatggatgatcaaatttgtgGATGAGAATCGACAAGTTTTTAATACTCTTATG AAGGAGCAACTTAAGATTGAGAAGAATGGCTCAAGAAATTCGTATCTTACACTAGAGGCCCTTAATGAGATGCCATATGCTTCTAAG GTTGTAAAAGAAGCGTTGAGGAAGGCATCTGTGGTACAGTGGTTGCCCAGAGTAGCACTCGAGGACTGTGTGATTGAAG GATTTAAAATCAAGAAAGGGTGGAACATTAACATCGATGCTAGATCGATACACCATGATCCAACTGTGCACAAGGATCCGGATGTGTTCAATCCTTCAAGATTTCCA GCAGAGTCAAAACCATACAGCTTCTTAGCTTTTGGGATGGGAGGAAGGACGTGCCTAGGGAAGAACATGGCTAAAGCCATGATGTTGGTGTTTCTCCACCGCTTCATCACCAATTACAA TGCTTATATTCAGGTGGAAGGTGATTGA
- the LOC114408629 gene encoding abscisic acid 8'-hydroxylase 1 isoform X1 yields the protein MLSHLVKEHPYYIICCYVGLLLLFLLVCWALWCKNKSSIGIPPGNRGLPFVGETLQFMAAINSSKGVYEFVHARRLRYGKCFKAKLFGETHVFISSRESAKVIVNKENEGGKFSKSYIKSIAELLGRDSLLCAAQQHHKLIRARLFSLFSTDSLSSFVQLFDSLVLQATRTWTCGSVVVIQDETLKLACKAMCKMLISIESGQELVTMHNEVARLCEAMLALPVRLPWTRFYKGLQARKRIMNILEKNISERRSGIATHHVDFLQQLLDNKLNEDGVPGLTDREIKDNILTMIIAGQDTIANAMTWMIKFVDENRQVFNTLMKEQLKIEKNGSRNSYLTLEALNEMPYASKVVKEALRKASVVQWLPRVALEDCVIEGFKIKKGWNINIDARSIHHDPTVHKDPDVFNPSRFPAESKPYSFLAFGMGGRTCLGKNMAKAMMLVFLHRFITNYKWKVIDSDSSIQKRALFTKLKSGYPVRLISKKDAKNKTM from the exons ATGCTTTCCCACTTGGTAAAGGAGCATCCTTATTACATAATTTGTTGCTATGTTGGtctcttgttgttgttcttatTAGTATGTTGGGCACTTTGGTGCAAAAACAAGTCCTCTATCGGCATTCCTCCGGGAAATCGAGGATTGCCCTTCGTAGGAGAGACACTTCAGTTCATGGCTGCCATCAACAGCAGCAAAGGAGTCTATGAGTTTGTCCATGCTCGCCGCCTCCG GTATGGAAAATGCTTCAAGGCGAAGTTGTTTGGGGAGACGCACGTTTTTATATCGAGCAGGGAGTCAGCAAAAGTGATTGTAAACAAGGAGAACGAGGGAGGGAAATTCTCAAAGAGCTACATAAAATCAATCGCAGAGCTGCTTGGGCGCGACAGCTTGCTCTGTGCAGCACAACAGCATCACAAACTCATACGCGCCCGTCTCTTCAGTTTGTTCTCAACAGATTCTTTGTCTTCCTTCGTTCAACTCTTTGATTCACTCGTTCTTCAAGCTACACGTACCTGGACCTGTGGATCTGTTGTCGTCATACAAGATGAAACACTCAAG CTGGCCTGTAAGGCGATGTGCAAGATGCTAATAAGCATCGAGAGTGGCCAAGAATTAGTGACGATGCATAATGAGGTTGCTCGTTTGTGTGAAGCAATGCTAGCATTACCCGTGAGGTTACCCTGGACCAGATTCTACAAAGGCCTTCAG GCTCGAAAAAGAATAATGAACATATTGGAGAAGAATATAAGTGAAAGAAGAAGTGGAATTGCAACTCACCATGTAGATTTTCTTCAACaacttttagataataaattaaacGAGGATGGAGTCCCAGGCCTAACAGACAGAGAGATCAAAGATAATATCTTAACTATGATAATTGCAG GACAGGACACGATTGCAAATGCAATGACatggatgatcaaatttgtgGATGAGAATCGACAAGTTTTTAATACTCTTATG AAGGAGCAACTTAAGATTGAGAAGAATGGCTCAAGAAATTCGTATCTTACACTAGAGGCCCTTAATGAGATGCCATATGCTTCTAAG GTTGTAAAAGAAGCGTTGAGGAAGGCATCTGTGGTACAGTGGTTGCCCAGAGTAGCACTCGAGGACTGTGTGATTGAAG GATTTAAAATCAAGAAAGGGTGGAACATTAACATCGATGCTAGATCGATACACCATGATCCAACTGTGCACAAGGATCCGGATGTGTTCAATCCTTCAAGATTTCCA GCAGAGTCAAAACCATACAGCTTCTTAGCTTTTGGGATGGGAGGAAGGACGTGCCTAGGGAAGAACATGGCTAAAGCCATGATGTTGGTGTTTCTCCACCGCTTCATCACCAATTACAA GTGGAAGGTGATTGATTCTGACTCAAGTATTCAGAAACGAGCGCTTTTTACAAAACTTAAGAGTGGTTATCCTGTACGTTTGATATCTAAGAAGGATGCCAAAAACAAAACCATGTGA
- the LOC114408629 gene encoding abscisic acid 8'-hydroxylase 4 isoform X3, whose protein sequence is MLSHLVKEHPYYIICCYVGLLLLFLLVCWALWCKNKSSIGIPPGNRGLPFVGETLQFMAAINSSKGVYEFVHARRLRYGKCFKAKLFGETHVFISSRESAKVIVNKENEGGKFSKSYIKSIAELLGRDSLLCAAQQHHKLIRARLFSLFSTDSLSSFVQLFDSLVLQATRTWTCGSVVVIQDETLKLACKAMCKMLISIESGQELVTMHNEVARLCEAMLALPVRLPWTRFYKGLQARKRIMNILEKNISERRSGIATHHVDFLQQLLDNKLNEDGVPGLTDREIKDNILTMIIAGQDTIANAMTWMIKFVDENRQVFNTLMKEQLKIEKNGSRNSYLTLEALNEMPYASKVVKEALRKASVVQWLPRVALEDCVIEGFKIKKGWNINIDARSIHHDPTVHKDPDVFNPSRFPAESKPYSFLAFGMGGRTCLGKNMAKAMMLVFLHRFITNYNIQLK, encoded by the exons ATGCTTTCCCACTTGGTAAAGGAGCATCCTTATTACATAATTTGTTGCTATGTTGGtctcttgttgttgttcttatTAGTATGTTGGGCACTTTGGTGCAAAAACAAGTCCTCTATCGGCATTCCTCCGGGAAATCGAGGATTGCCCTTCGTAGGAGAGACACTTCAGTTCATGGCTGCCATCAACAGCAGCAAAGGAGTCTATGAGTTTGTCCATGCTCGCCGCCTCCG GTATGGAAAATGCTTCAAGGCGAAGTTGTTTGGGGAGACGCACGTTTTTATATCGAGCAGGGAGTCAGCAAAAGTGATTGTAAACAAGGAGAACGAGGGAGGGAAATTCTCAAAGAGCTACATAAAATCAATCGCAGAGCTGCTTGGGCGCGACAGCTTGCTCTGTGCAGCACAACAGCATCACAAACTCATACGCGCCCGTCTCTTCAGTTTGTTCTCAACAGATTCTTTGTCTTCCTTCGTTCAACTCTTTGATTCACTCGTTCTTCAAGCTACACGTACCTGGACCTGTGGATCTGTTGTCGTCATACAAGATGAAACACTCAAG CTGGCCTGTAAGGCGATGTGCAAGATGCTAATAAGCATCGAGAGTGGCCAAGAATTAGTGACGATGCATAATGAGGTTGCTCGTTTGTGTGAAGCAATGCTAGCATTACCCGTGAGGTTACCCTGGACCAGATTCTACAAAGGCCTTCAG GCTCGAAAAAGAATAATGAACATATTGGAGAAGAATATAAGTGAAAGAAGAAGTGGAATTGCAACTCACCATGTAGATTTTCTTCAACaacttttagataataaattaaacGAGGATGGAGTCCCAGGCCTAACAGACAGAGAGATCAAAGATAATATCTTAACTATGATAATTGCAG GACAGGACACGATTGCAAATGCAATGACatggatgatcaaatttgtgGATGAGAATCGACAAGTTTTTAATACTCTTATG AAGGAGCAACTTAAGATTGAGAAGAATGGCTCAAGAAATTCGTATCTTACACTAGAGGCCCTTAATGAGATGCCATATGCTTCTAAG GTTGTAAAAGAAGCGTTGAGGAAGGCATCTGTGGTACAGTGGTTGCCCAGAGTAGCACTCGAGGACTGTGTGATTGAAG GATTTAAAATCAAGAAAGGGTGGAACATTAACATCGATGCTAGATCGATACACCATGATCCAACTGTGCACAAGGATCCGGATGTGTTCAATCCTTCAAGATTTCCA GCAGAGTCAAAACCATACAGCTTCTTAGCTTTTGGGATGGGAGGAAGGACGTGCCTAGGGAAGAACATGGCTAAAGCCATGATGTTGGTGTTTCTCCACCGCTTCATCACCAATTACAA CATACAACTAAAGTAA